In Halobaculum rubrum, the following are encoded in one genomic region:
- a CDS encoding CBS domain-containing protein, whose translation MELPTPQDLRERRTSLDLTQSALAERADVSQPLIARIEGGDVDPRLSTLRRIVEALDEVEGDVVRARDIMHESVISIAPDDSVREAVDLMEEEAYSQLPVIQNGTPVGSISFSDVNQAGEDAAELPVSEVMSESFPPVSPDATVDEIRNLLEHYKAVVVTDGGDAIGIITEADLAAQLS comes from the coding sequence ATGGAACTCCCGACGCCGCAGGACCTGCGCGAGCGGCGGACGTCGCTTGATCTCACCCAGAGCGCGCTCGCCGAGCGCGCGGACGTGTCGCAGCCGCTGATCGCCCGTATCGAGGGCGGCGACGTGGACCCGCGCCTGTCGACGCTCCGGCGCATCGTCGAGGCGCTCGACGAGGTCGAGGGCGACGTGGTCCGCGCTCGCGACATCATGCACGAGTCGGTGATCAGCATCGCGCCCGACGACTCGGTTCGCGAGGCCGTCGACCTGATGGAGGAGGAGGCGTACTCCCAGCTTCCGGTGATCCAGAACGGCACCCCCGTCGGCTCCATCTCCTTTTCGGACGTGAACCAGGCGGGCGAGGACGCCGCGGAGCTCCCGGTCAGCGAGGTGATGTCGGAGTCGTTCCCGCCGGTGAGCCCGGACGCGACCGTCGACGAGATACGGAACCTACTGGAGCACTACAAGGCGGTCGTCGTCACCGACGGCGGCGACGCCATCGGGATCATCACCGAGGCGGACCTGGCGGCACAGTTGTCCTGA
- the psmB gene encoding archaeal proteasome endopeptidase complex subunit beta: protein MRPSSDLADLDAIGGDETVFGPELGEFPNADERRAQSTGEGEMKTGTTTVGLRTEDGVVLATDMRASLGRMVSSKDVQKVEQIHPTGALTIAGSVSAAQNLIQTLKAETNLYETRRGKDMSMQALSTLTGNLLRSGAFFIVQPILGGVDDEGAHIYSIDAAGGMTEEEYTVTGSGSQFALGVLEQEYDEDLSIDDAKRVAARAVKSALERDTATGNGINMCVVTDEGVEVTKHKDVDELTA from the coding sequence ATGCGACCATCTAGTGACCTCGCGGACCTCGACGCCATCGGCGGCGACGAAACCGTGTTCGGGCCGGAACTCGGGGAGTTCCCCAACGCCGACGAGCGTCGTGCCCAGTCGACCGGCGAAGGCGAGATGAAGACCGGAACGACGACCGTCGGCCTGCGAACCGAGGACGGCGTCGTGCTGGCGACGGACATGCGCGCCTCGCTGGGTCGCATGGTCTCCTCGAAGGACGTCCAGAAGGTCGAGCAGATCCACCCGACGGGCGCGCTCACCATCGCGGGGTCGGTCTCCGCGGCGCAGAACCTCATCCAGACGCTGAAAGCCGAGACGAACCTCTACGAGACTCGCCGCGGCAAGGACATGAGCATGCAGGCGCTGTCGACGCTCACCGGAAACCTCCTCCGCTCTGGCGCGTTCTTCATCGTCCAGCCCATCCTCGGCGGCGTCGACGACGAGGGCGCACACATCTACTCCATCGACGCGGCCGGCGGCATGACCGAGGAGGAGTACACGGTCACCGGCTCCGGCTCGCAGTTCGCGCTGGGCGTGCTCGAGCAGGAATACGACGAGGACCTGTCCATCGACGACGCGAAGCGCGTCGCCGCCCGCGCGGTCAAGTCCGCGCTGGAGCGCGACACCGCCACCGGCAACGGCATCAACATGTGCGTCGTGACCGACGAGGGCGTCGAGGTCACGAAGCACAAGGACGTCGACGAACTCACCGCCTGA
- a CDS encoding DUF555 domain-containing protein — protein MSNYLVALEAAWLVRDVEAIDDAIGVAVSEAGRRLNEANKEFVDVEVGATPCPACGEPFDSAFIAASTALVGLMLEIDVFNADSEEHATRIAKSEIGGALRDVPLDVLDVVETEADDEDE, from the coding sequence ATGAGCAACTATCTCGTCGCGCTCGAGGCGGCCTGGTTGGTACGGGACGTGGAGGCGATCGACGACGCGATCGGCGTCGCCGTCAGTGAAGCCGGCCGTCGGCTGAACGAGGCGAACAAGGAGTTCGTCGACGTGGAAGTCGGCGCGACGCCGTGTCCCGCCTGTGGGGAGCCGTTCGACTCGGCGTTCATCGCCGCCTCGACGGCCCTCGTCGGGCTGATGCTGGAGATCGACGTGTTCAACGCCGACAGCGAGGAGCACGCCACTCGGATCGCGAAAAGCGAGATCGGCGGCGCCCTCCGCGACGTGCCGCTGGACGTGCTGGACGTGGTCGAGACGGAAGCCGACGACGAGGACGAGTGA